The segment CATCTAAAAGTTTGATTGGCACAATGCGGACAAAAGGATTTGGTTATCACTTCTTTGTCACAATTCAATTCTTGATAATTGTCAAAGAAAGATATTCGTTTCCTGTCACAATTTGATATCATGATCTCAACATATTCTTCagtatttattttccaaattgcCCCATAACCTTCTGTTATCTGATCAATGAACTATCTAATAGGTTCTCCATAAAAATTCATTTACTTTTCAAAAGAAAGTCGTATTACTGTGTGTTTAGATTAGCTGGAGGTGAAAATATGGTAGAATTTTAAGCTAAAAATAAACAGATTATACAATATGGAAAATGAAAGTGGCTGGTACAAATTTGGCAGTTCTATACAACTCAACTTTCATTTAGATTCCAGAAAAATACAATACCTCAGCACCTGAATTAATTCTCAAAGCACAAGTTCCCATCATATACGATGTATGTATATGCGTATCAGAAAGAGAGAGCACAACCCGGGCTTTCGGGGCACATTATTTCTATATGATTACATTTAAACGGTCAGAGGATGGCCCATTCCCATAATACATAAAAGAATCCAGGCACTATTACAtccacaacaatttcacaataaagcTTACCATTAATAATTTGCTACTTAggtttgttgtgaaaatgtttttttcgTAACTTTATTCATAAGAGTAAATTAAACCTGAGAATCCAGATTCAAAAACCtgtatttatttcttaattctgTCGAAAACTCTATTCTTCCATACTAATTATACACCGCAAACCCTCTCCCTTCAACATGTACTCGAAGGCCTTATTGATGTCGGAGAAAGGGACCCGGTGGGTTATAAATTTCTCCACTTCCAATTTCTGcaaggaaaatttaaaaaataaaataaggtatttttttcctctttgtttcttcatgacaTTAGACAAGtatataaaaacccaaaactcgTTAAAGCATGAGAAAATGAGAGTACCTTGTTCATGTACATGTCAACAACTGAGGGAAGGTCAGTCCGAGGTTTGTAGTTTCCAAAGAAAGTTCCTTTGAGTGTCCTCTCATTAAGCACATTAATGGGCTTGGTCATGAACACCGCATCCTTGTTCGGCACTCCTACGAGCACAGCTACACCCCATCCctgcattaaccaaaaaaacaagaCTCAGGTTAAAGTTTGACAGTACGAGTCTGGAGTACCAAGCCAAGTATTGGCCTAAAACTAATACACACACTCCAACTATAACTACTAAAACTATAATTAAAAGAACAGGGAATATTATAAGCAATTCCTGAAGGACAGCAACTTGGTACTTTCGGAGTACAGCGCCGTGGTATTCCCTCTTTCCCTCTTCTCATATAAATGATAATTTCCATAATGAAATTAAAGAAGAGATCTACTATTATCTGACAGGGGGGAAGCATCACATTGTTGTACTCATAGTATTGAATAATTATCATACAAAGAATAGGACATTCAAGCTTCTTTAGTTTACATTGTTATCATAGAACCAACCTAATGTCAGACCAAGCTCTATCTTTATTATTACCAATGAATAAGATGAGTTAATTGTTAAATTATCTAGAAAACATACATCATGAACACACTCAAAAGCAGAGATCATGGCGTTGATGTTGCCGGTGCACTCTAAACTCCTGTCAACTCCACCATTTGTCATCTCAGCAATAACCTGAGTAGTTACAAAGTATTAGGAATCTAAAATATGACTCACTTATACTACGGAATTCATGCAGCAAGATACTATAGGAAAAGTGAACTTTAGAATACAGAAGAGTTTTACACCTCTTGAACTGGTCTGTCATGGTCCTTTGGATTTACAAACTCAGTTACTCCAAATTTCTTGGCTAGcaataagagagagaatcataAGCTCAATATCatggaaaataaaaactcaatcaACAAAAATGATGAAAGAGTACCTACCTTCCTCAAACCTCTTGGGGTTGAAGTCAATCCCAATAATCCTTGATGCCCCAGCAATTCTTGCACCTTCAGCAGCCTAAAGAAATAGAACAGAAATAAATTAAAGTGTAGAAAGGATCCAAAtcttacaaaaagaataaacaGAACAAagatttcaaacaaaattttccacAACATACAGCCAGCCCAACAGCTCCAAGACCAAAAACAGCAACTGTAGATCCCTTCTTTGGTTTTGCAACATTCAAAGTTGCACCTAatcctgaaatttttttaaaaaaatttcagattttacaTAAACCTCTAGGTGGAAGTTTCAGATGTAATACAGAAATCACCAACACAAGATTTCATTGGACATAAAACCTGTTGAGATGCCACAACTGAGGATGCAGACCTTATCCAAAGGTGCTAGCGGACTAATCTTAGTTAGGCATCCTGAATGAACAACAGTATACTCACTGAATGTGGATGTACCAAGAAAGTGATTTATAGGAGTCCCATTGATAGAAAACCTGGATTTTCCATCATTAAGCATAACTCCTCTGTCTGTATTTATTCTCAGCAGGTCACACATATTGCTTTCCTCAGACTTGCAGTGCCTGCAGTTACCACACTCTCCAGTGAACACCGGAAGCACATGATCCCCAACTTGGAGGTCTGATACACCTTCCCCAACGCTTTCTACAACCCTGTTAGAATAAAATCTTGGCAATGAACATGCTATTGCATTTATAACAAACTATAGTAAAATACATAACTGTATAAATTCATCATCTAAGAAAATGAATGAAGAACAGAATCAAGACTCAAGTTGTAATTAGACACTTCATGGGgacaaaattatcttattttttttctagtagTCAAATGCAGGATTTATGTGCTTGTCAGAGTTGTGAGCATGCAATCCATCTTGATGATGTGAAATTGCTGCAAATTCTTTGTTCATTTCTTATGATGACTTGTTTTCTTCATAATGAATCATTTCATCATGTAACACCTTCATTCTAGAGGATTTCTGCTTCAAAAGCTTCTAAGATAGTAGATATTCATCATGCCTGCGAGCTCCTGCCGCGTGGGATGCTTTTAAGATAACCCATatagggtctatttggatactgcttattgctgaaaattaaaaatactgtagcaaaataatttttaaatgtgtgaatagtgctatgagacccagttttaaagaaaaatttgttgaaatccATACTTGTGGGTTCCGTAAACAATGCACGGGAcccacacaaaacaaaaacagacgCACACCTCTGCTGttttcagtgcaatccaaacatACACAAGTATTAAATGAATAATGGGATTAATTGACAAACTTGTCCGTGTAGCCTGCTGCATTACTTGAAGACTCATACTACTGCAATATTCAAACATAACAGAACTCATGGACATAGATCATGGTTAATTCCATCAAAAACCTAAGATTTCTCACTCAGAAAATTTGATTAGGGAATGTGGCACTCAGTGTAAAGTATTactaattaaaaacaaatatgcCATAGCAATATAAATCTACAACTTACCCAGCTGCTTCATGGCCAAATATTCGAGGAAACAGTGGATTCTGGCCctgaaaattaaagaaaagagaaaatgaaaaatgaaaaacaaaagagagagaaattaagtGCATTCTCAAAGGATTAATAATAAAAGCCAACTCAAATTGTTGTTTCAAACAAGAATCACCAAGTTTACGCCTTTGTTTTCATAGGAAGAGAAATTAAGGCCAGAAGGTATTGATTCTATTAGATAATTTAGATTCCATGACATATGAGTTGTAATGACAATCACAAACTGGACAATTAACTCAATGCATTCAAGAAGGAAACAACGGAcgccactttttttttagtatagaGGCCAACTGCATCTGTTGTAACCAATACATCAATCTACTTTTGGCACAACATGGAGGTCCAGGAGATTTTCGACTACCATATTCCTAAGTTAATCTTAAAT is part of the Quercus robur chromosome 9, dhQueRobu3.1, whole genome shotgun sequence genome and harbors:
- the LOC126698737 gene encoding alcohol dehydrogenase-like encodes the protein MYKRLGSLVSYSYAHNSKLLTQKHFRFVHSEIEPTMSATSGLVIPCKAAIAWEAGKPLVIEQVEVAPPQTMEVRIKIKYTSLCHTDLYFWEAKGQNPLFPRIFGHEAAGVVESVGEGVSDLQVGDHVLPVFTGECGNCRHCKSEESNMCDLLRINTDRGVMLNDGKSRFSINGTPINHFLGTSTFSEYTVVHSGCLTKISPLAPLDKVCILSCGISTGLGATLNVAKPKKGSTVAVFGLGAVGLAAAEGARIAGASRIIGIDFNPKRFEEAKKFGVTEFVNPKDHDRPVQEVIAEMTNGGVDRSLECTGNINAMISAFECVHDGWGVAVLVGVPNKDAVFMTKPINVLNERTLKGTFFGNYKPRTDLPSVVDMYMNKKLEVEKFITHRVPFSDINKAFEYMLKGEGLRCIISMEE